The Camelina sativa cultivar DH55 chromosome 14, Cs, whole genome shotgun sequence genome includes a window with the following:
- the LOC109128622 gene encoding NAC domain-containing protein 4: MEDKVGFGFRPNDEELVRDFGEVSLPSSKAAEEDEEDILDWSLYLVDVVTFSLEPFLSKKLKTGFWKENGFNTPIIGKWKDTNGVKIGEKKVLVFQSYENPNGSKSDGVMHVYQPTFLPLEQCGFDRMFSKCSCEISFGF, from the exons ATGGAGGATAAAGTTGGGTTCGGATTCCGTCCGAATGACGAGGAGCTCGTCAGAGACTTCG GAGAAGTTTCACTGCCAAGTAGTAAAGCGGcggaggaggatgaggaagatATATTGGATTGGAGCCTTTACCTTGTTGATGTTGTCACTTTCTCTCTCGAACCATTTCTGTCTAAGAAG ttgaaaacgggtttttggaaagaaaatggATTCAACACACCAATCATTGGTAA GTGGAAAGATACCAATGGCGTTAAGATTGGCGAGaagaaagttttggtttttcagTCTTATGAAAATCCCAATGGATCCAAATCCGATGGGGTAATGCACGTGTATCAACCTACGTTTTTGCCTCTCGAACAG tGTGGATTTGACCGTATGTTTTCAAAGTGTTCTTGTGAGAtatcttttgggttttga